TACCGCGTGCAGGCGGAGAAGGTCAAGGCCACCTACGAAAAGGGCGTCATGACCATCAGCTTGCCCAAGGTGGAAGAGCAAGTGGGCCGGCAGATCCCGGTCGAAGTGAAGTAAGACTCGAAGCACGAGGACACTCGAAGCAAAGGAGAGCGAGAACCATGGTCGTGCGCTGGATGCTCCCGGTGACGGGAAGGCAATGCGAGCCGCAGGAGGGTGTGCGTCGGGCGACCCTCACACCAGCGGCGGACGTCCTGGATGACGGCGACAGTTACCACGTGATGGTGGAGCTGCCAGGAGTCCCGAAGGAGAACGTCTCGCTGACGCTGGAGGAGGATTTCCTCCTCGTCAGCGCCCCGCGCCCCAGCCGTCCCGAGGGCATGCAGGTGCTGCACGATGGCCGGCAGAGCGAGTGGGTCTTCGAGCGCCGCTTCGCACTCGGTGATGGCGTGGATCGCGACCACGTGCAGGCCCGTCTCGAACACGGCCTCCTGCACATCACCCTGCCCCGGCGCGCCGAGGAAAAGCGCCGCCGCATCGAGGTGGAGCCGGCGGGGAACGCTGTCTGAAGGAGCCTGCAGGAATCTGCAGCGTGCGACGGAGCGCATCGTGCACGGGGGCCTAAGGGAATCGGCCCCCGTCACACTTTCCGGCCCACCGGGGTGCCGACCTCGTGCAACGCTTCCTGTTCCCAGCGCAGTGCTGCCACGTGTACGACCTGCCCCAGAATGGTTCGCGCCACGCGTGCGAAGGCGTCCACGTCCCCGGTAGTGCGAAACTCGTGCTGGGGAGCGGTCGTTGTCCCAGGCTCTCGGCGCTCGAGCCATCGACCCAGCTGGCGCGCCACTGCCGGAGCCGGGTCGATGACCTGCACCTCCGGCCCGGCGACCTTCTCGATCACCGAGCGGACCAAGGGATAATGAGTGCAGGCGAGCACCAGCACGTCCGCTCCCGCTTCCAGCGGGGCGCGCAGGAAAGTGCGCAACGATCTTTCCAGTTCCGGTCCTTCCAGGGTTCCCGCCTCGATGCTCTCCACCAGACCTGGACAGGGCTCGCACAGCAAGCGGAGCTCCGCGGCATGGCGGGCGATCGTGCGCTGGAAGAGCTCTCCCGCCAGCGTGGTCGGCGTCCCCAGGACGCCCACGACCTTGTGCTTCGAGGCGAGGGCTGCCGGCTTCACCGCCGGCTCCATCCCCACGAAGGTGCCAGGGGAGAACTCGTGGCGCAGGTGTTGGAGAGCCGCCGCCGAGGCGGAGTTGCAGGCGACGACAATCGCGGTGCAACCGCGCGCCAGGAGATAGCGGGTGATGCCGCGAGAGAAGCCGAGGATCTCGGCGGCGGAGCGCGCCCCGTAGGGGATGTGAGCCTGGTCGGCGACGTAGAGCGTGTCGACGCCGGGGTGCTGGCGCACGATCTCGCGCCATACCGACAGACCGCCGACGCCCGAATCGAAGATCCCTACCCTGTCCCCCACCGGCCCACCTCCGGCCTCCATTCTGCCACTCCGCCGCCCCCCTGGCGAGCAACGGCTTCCGCTCCCTCCGGCGGCGCGACACGACGCGCCGCCCGCGGGGTTGACCGCGCGGGCGATCGGTGTTCCTCTCTTGGAGGCGCAGGTTCTGCTTCATCCAGCCGGACCGATCTCTATCCACAGGGAGACTCGAAGCGATGCGAGGCGGGAACCGGTGTCGACACTGGCTCCTGGTCGGTCTCTGGGTTCTGGCGCCCGCGGCGGTGTCGGCGCAAGACAGCGACGCCCGCCGGCACACCACGCCGGTACTCGATCGTCTGGTGCGCGAGGCCACCGGACTCCTGAGCGCC
The sequence above is a segment of the Candidatus Krumholzibacteriia bacterium genome. Coding sequences within it:
- a CDS encoding Hsp20/alpha crystallin family protein, whose protein sequence is MVVRWMLPVTGRQCEPQEGVRRATLTPAADVLDDGDSYHVMVELPGVPKENVSLTLEEDFLLVSAPRPSRPEGMQVLHDGRQSEWVFERRFALGDGVDRDHVQARLEHGLLHITLPRRAEEKRRRIEVEPAGNAV
- the murI gene encoding glutamate racemase, yielding MGDRVGIFDSGVGGLSVWREIVRQHPGVDTLYVADQAHIPYGARSAAEILGFSRGITRYLLARGCTAIVVACNSASAAALQHLRHEFSPGTFVGMEPAVKPAALASKHKVVGVLGTPTTLAGELFQRTIARHAAELRLLCEPCPGLVESIEAGTLEGPELERSLRTFLRAPLEAGADVLVLACTHYPLVRSVIEKVAGPEVQVIDPAPAVARQLGRWLERREPGTTTAPQHEFRTTGDVDAFARVARTILGQVVHVAALRWEQEALHEVGTPVGRKV